One window of the Amia ocellicauda isolate fAmiCal2 chromosome 18, fAmiCal2.hap1, whole genome shotgun sequence genome contains the following:
- the LOC136713459 gene encoding rho guanine nucleotide exchange factor 19 isoform X2, which translates to MDLFSKLHSPSSSPRRQGAVKRHTSCPSRGSMRCGLGKGAQRDLANFFRVRRRPNLERRKSFSLEEVLGTACQEGDVPAVPALPLSLMEDQVGPGAQGVAEQELSDAAFDLSFGEGWRETGAATETETQSESDGDFPSEQLTLESKFLRALPLYQEYWLQCLQQEMQRRRQRHHSLPQLAATLAIPSLLSCSLTSLTTPTATSSLPQPPSHSRSLGDDPCCFWQELPEVRESGLLDSMTLRQKRQQEAMFELIVSEASYLKSLTVVVNHFLGSSELRQALQPLELHTLFSNLPRVREVSQRFFLSLESRLEESLLISDLSDIVLHHRDALRSVYVPYVTNQMYQEALAQRLLKSNEPFLAVVRRLESAPLCQRQNLKSFLVLPFQRITRLRIILENILNFTPHDSEIVEGLQRAIAAVHEIVEECNSSVSRMRQTEELVLLEKLMDFSRVKLLPLISRGRWLVREGTLQQVMVEEWPGGAHRSRVSLRAIHLHLFNDLLLLSHREEGRFVVEDYAGPSNVRAEHLAAKPLGLPSESFLLHMSHTTHPTAIILHTSNSAVSLLWQFQEWRAREGLLPYRETWTGVAFWEPSVILLHCCTVLHFCTALYCTSLLLYPLILYLRALCELPQSPATPKLLCTALLASHVL; encoded by the exons ATGGATTTGTTCTCCAAGCTGCACTCACCCTCCAGCTCCCCCCGCAGACAGGGGGCAGTGAAGCGCCACACCTCCTGCCCCAGCAGGGGATCGATGCGGTGTGGTCTGGGCAAGGGGGCACAGCGCGACCTGGCTAACTTCTTCCGGGTCAGGAGGAGGCCTAATCTAGAGCGCAGGAAGTCCTTCTCCCTGGAAGAGGTGTTGGGCACCGCTTGCCAGGAGGGGGATG TGCCTGCTGTCCCTGCCCTCCCGCTGTCACTGATGGAGGACCAAGTGGGTCCTGGGGCACAAGGGGTGGCTGAACAGGAGCTCAGCGATGCAGCATTTGATCTGAGCTTTGGAGAAGGATG GAGAGAGACTGGGGCAGCCACAGAGACCGAGACACAGTCCGAGAGTGACGGAGACTTCCCCAGTGAACAGCTCACCCTGGAATCCAAGTTTCTCCGTGCCT tgcCCCTGTATCAGGAGTACTGGCTGCAGTGTTTGCAGCAGGAGATGCAGAGGAGGAGGCAGCGGCACCACTCTCTCCCTCAGCTGGCCGCCACCTTGGCCATCCCCAGTCTGCTGTCCTGCTCCTTGACCTCGCTGACCACACCCACCGCCACCAGCTCCCTGCCCCAGCCCCCCTCACACTCACGCTCCCTGGGAGACGACCCCTGCTGCTTCTGGCAGGAGCTGCCTGAGGTTCGAGAAAGTGGCCTGCTGGACTCGATGACCTTGAGGCAGAAAAGGCAGCAGGAG GCCATGTTTGAACTCATCGTGTCTGAGGCCTCGTACCTGAAGAGCCTGACGGTGGTGGTGAATCACTTCCTGGGGTCGTCAGAGCTGCGTCAGGCCCTGCAGCCGCTGGAGCTGCACACCCTCTTCTCCAACCTGCCACGTGTCCGGGAGGTCAGCCAAAG gttcTTCTTGTCTCTGGAGAGCCGTCTGGAGGAGAGTCTGTTGATCTCTGACCTCAGTGACATCGTGCTGCATCACCGTGACGCCCTCAGGAGTGTGTATGTGCCCTACGTCACCAACCAGATGTACCAGGAGGCCCTCGCCCAGCGCCTGCT GAAGTCGAATGAGCCATTCCTGGCCGTGGTGCGCAGGCTGGAGAGCGCCCCGCTGTGTCAGAGACAGAACCTGAAGTCCTTCCTGGTGCTGCCCTTCCAGAGGATCACGCGGCTCCGCATCATCCTAGAG AATATCCTGAATTTCACCCCTCATGACTCTGAGATCGTGGAGGGTCTGCAGAGAGCCATCGCCGCTGTGCATGAG ATTGTGGAGGAGTGCAACAGCAGCGTGTCCAGGATGAGGCAGACTGAGGAGCTGGTGCTGCTGGAGAAGCTGATGGACTTCAGCAGAGTCAAG TTGCTGCCACTGATCAGTAGGGGGCGCTGGCTGGTGCGGGAAGGGACACTGCAACAGGTGATGGTGGAGGAGTGGCCCGGGGGGGCGCACCGGAGCAGGGTCTCTCTGAGGGCCATCCACCTGCACCTCTTCAACgacctgctgctgctgtcacACAGGGA gGAGGGCAGGTTTGTCGTGGAGGACTATGCTGGTCCCAGTAATGTCAGGGCGGAGCATCTGGCAGCCAAGCCCCTGGGTCTGCCCAGCGAGAGCTTCCTGCTGCACATGAGCCATACCACCCACCCCACTGCCATCATCCTGCACACATCGAACAG TGCTGTCTCCCTGCTGTGGCAGTTCCAGGAGTGGAGGGCCAGAGAGGGATTGCTGCCTTACAGAGAGACCTGGACTGGGGTGGCCTTCTGGGAGCCCAGCgttattctactgcactgttgcACTGTTCTACacttctgtactgcactgtactgcacttctTTACTACTGTACCCACTTATTCTGTATCTGAGGGCTCTGTGTGAGCTGCCCCAGAGTCCTGCCACCCCCAAGTTACTATGCACTGCTCTTCTAGCATCTCATGTGTTgtga
- the LOC136713459 gene encoding rho guanine nucleotide exchange factor 19 isoform X3, whose amino-acid sequence MLFQVLMDLFSKLHSPSSSPRRQGAVKRHTSCPSRGSMRCGLGKGAQRDLANFFRVRRRPNLERRKSFSLEEVLGTACQEGDVPAVPALPLSLMEDQVGPGAQGVAEQELSDAAFDLSFGEGWRETGAATETETQSESDGDFPSEQLTLESKFLRALPLYQEYWLQCLQQEMQRRRQRHHSLPQLAATLAIPSLLSCSLTSLTTPTATSSLPQPPSHSRSLGDDPCCFWQELPEVRESGLLDSMTLRQKRQQEAMFELIVSEASYLKSLTVVVNHFLGSSELRQALQPLELHTLFSNLPRVREVSQRFFLSLESRLEESLLISDLSDIVLHHRDALRSVKSNEPFLAVVRRLESAPLCQRQNLKSFLVLPFQRITRLRIILENILNFTPHDSEIVEGLQRAIAAVHEIVEECNSSVSRMRQTEELVLLEKLMDFSRVKLLPLISRGRWLVREGTLQQVMVEEWPGGAHRSRVSLRAIHLHLFNDLLLLSHREEGRFVVEDYAGPSNVRAEHLAAKPLGLPSESFLLHMSHTTHPTAIILHTSNSAVSLLWQFQEWRAREGLLPYRETWTGVAFWEPSVILLHCCTVLHFCTALYCTSLLLYPLILYLRALCELPQSPATPKLLCTALLASHVL is encoded by the exons ATGCTTTTCCAGGTGCTGATGGATTTGTTCTCCAAGCTGCACTCACCCTCCAGCTCCCCCCGCAGACAGGGGGCAGTGAAGCGCCACACCTCCTGCCCCAGCAGGGGATCGATGCGGTGTGGTCTGGGCAAGGGGGCACAGCGCGACCTGGCTAACTTCTTCCGGGTCAGGAGGAGGCCTAATCTAGAGCGCAGGAAGTCCTTCTCCCTGGAAGAGGTGTTGGGCACCGCTTGCCAGGAGGGGGATG TGCCTGCTGTCCCTGCCCTCCCGCTGTCACTGATGGAGGACCAAGTGGGTCCTGGGGCACAAGGGGTGGCTGAACAGGAGCTCAGCGATGCAGCATTTGATCTGAGCTTTGGAGAAGGATG GAGAGAGACTGGGGCAGCCACAGAGACCGAGACACAGTCCGAGAGTGACGGAGACTTCCCCAGTGAACAGCTCACCCTGGAATCCAAGTTTCTCCGTGCCT tgcCCCTGTATCAGGAGTACTGGCTGCAGTGTTTGCAGCAGGAGATGCAGAGGAGGAGGCAGCGGCACCACTCTCTCCCTCAGCTGGCCGCCACCTTGGCCATCCCCAGTCTGCTGTCCTGCTCCTTGACCTCGCTGACCACACCCACCGCCACCAGCTCCCTGCCCCAGCCCCCCTCACACTCACGCTCCCTGGGAGACGACCCCTGCTGCTTCTGGCAGGAGCTGCCTGAGGTTCGAGAAAGTGGCCTGCTGGACTCGATGACCTTGAGGCAGAAAAGGCAGCAGGAG GCCATGTTTGAACTCATCGTGTCTGAGGCCTCGTACCTGAAGAGCCTGACGGTGGTGGTGAATCACTTCCTGGGGTCGTCAGAGCTGCGTCAGGCCCTGCAGCCGCTGGAGCTGCACACCCTCTTCTCCAACCTGCCACGTGTCCGGGAGGTCAGCCAAAG gttcTTCTTGTCTCTGGAGAGCCGTCTGGAGGAGAGTCTGTTGATCTCTGACCTCAGTGACATCGTGCTGCATCACCGTGACGCCCTCAGGAGTGT GAAGTCGAATGAGCCATTCCTGGCCGTGGTGCGCAGGCTGGAGAGCGCCCCGCTGTGTCAGAGACAGAACCTGAAGTCCTTCCTGGTGCTGCCCTTCCAGAGGATCACGCGGCTCCGCATCATCCTAGAG AATATCCTGAATTTCACCCCTCATGACTCTGAGATCGTGGAGGGTCTGCAGAGAGCCATCGCCGCTGTGCATGAG ATTGTGGAGGAGTGCAACAGCAGCGTGTCCAGGATGAGGCAGACTGAGGAGCTGGTGCTGCTGGAGAAGCTGATGGACTTCAGCAGAGTCAAG TTGCTGCCACTGATCAGTAGGGGGCGCTGGCTGGTGCGGGAAGGGACACTGCAACAGGTGATGGTGGAGGAGTGGCCCGGGGGGGCGCACCGGAGCAGGGTCTCTCTGAGGGCCATCCACCTGCACCTCTTCAACgacctgctgctgctgtcacACAGGGA gGAGGGCAGGTTTGTCGTGGAGGACTATGCTGGTCCCAGTAATGTCAGGGCGGAGCATCTGGCAGCCAAGCCCCTGGGTCTGCCCAGCGAGAGCTTCCTGCTGCACATGAGCCATACCACCCACCCCACTGCCATCATCCTGCACACATCGAACAG TGCTGTCTCCCTGCTGTGGCAGTTCCAGGAGTGGAGGGCCAGAGAGGGATTGCTGCCTTACAGAGAGACCTGGACTGGGGTGGCCTTCTGGGAGCCCAGCgttattctactgcactgttgcACTGTTCTACacttctgtactgcactgtactgcacttctTTACTACTGTACCCACTTATTCTGTATCTGAGGGCTCTGTGTGAGCTGCCCCAGAGTCCTGCCACCCCCAAGTTACTATGCACTGCTCTTCTAGCATCTCATGTGTTgtga
- the LOC136713459 gene encoding rho guanine nucleotide exchange factor 19 isoform X5, whose translation MLFQVLMDLFSKLHSPSSSPRRQGAVKRHTSCPSRGSMRCGLGKGAQRDLANFFRVRRRPNLERRKSFSLEEVLGTACQEGDVPAVPALPLSLMEDQVGPGAQGVAEQELSDAAFDLSFGEGWRETGAATETETQSESDGDFPSEQLTLESKFLRALPLYQEYWLQCLQQEMQRRRQRHHSLPQLAATLAIPSLLSCSLTSLTTPTATSSLPQPPSHSRSLGDDPCCFWQELPEVRESGLLDSMTLRQKRQQEAMFELIVSEASYLKSLTVVVNHFLGSSELRQALQPLELHTLFSNLPRVREVSQRKSNEPFLAVVRRLESAPLCQRQNLKSFLVLPFQRITRLRIILENILNFTPHDSEIVEGLQRAIAAVHEIVEECNSSVSRMRQTEELVLLEKLMDFSRVKLLPLISRGRWLVREGTLQQVMVEEWPGGAHRSRVSLRAIHLHLFNDLLLLSHREEGRFVVEDYAGPSNVRAEHLAAKPLGLPSESFLLHMSHTTHPTAIILHTSNSAVSLLWQFQEWRAREGLLPYRETWTGVAFWEPSVILLHCCTVLHFCTALYCTSLLLYPLILYLRALCELPQSPATPKLLCTALLASHVL comes from the exons ATGCTTTTCCAGGTGCTGATGGATTTGTTCTCCAAGCTGCACTCACCCTCCAGCTCCCCCCGCAGACAGGGGGCAGTGAAGCGCCACACCTCCTGCCCCAGCAGGGGATCGATGCGGTGTGGTCTGGGCAAGGGGGCACAGCGCGACCTGGCTAACTTCTTCCGGGTCAGGAGGAGGCCTAATCTAGAGCGCAGGAAGTCCTTCTCCCTGGAAGAGGTGTTGGGCACCGCTTGCCAGGAGGGGGATG TGCCTGCTGTCCCTGCCCTCCCGCTGTCACTGATGGAGGACCAAGTGGGTCCTGGGGCACAAGGGGTGGCTGAACAGGAGCTCAGCGATGCAGCATTTGATCTGAGCTTTGGAGAAGGATG GAGAGAGACTGGGGCAGCCACAGAGACCGAGACACAGTCCGAGAGTGACGGAGACTTCCCCAGTGAACAGCTCACCCTGGAATCCAAGTTTCTCCGTGCCT tgcCCCTGTATCAGGAGTACTGGCTGCAGTGTTTGCAGCAGGAGATGCAGAGGAGGAGGCAGCGGCACCACTCTCTCCCTCAGCTGGCCGCCACCTTGGCCATCCCCAGTCTGCTGTCCTGCTCCTTGACCTCGCTGACCACACCCACCGCCACCAGCTCCCTGCCCCAGCCCCCCTCACACTCACGCTCCCTGGGAGACGACCCCTGCTGCTTCTGGCAGGAGCTGCCTGAGGTTCGAGAAAGTGGCCTGCTGGACTCGATGACCTTGAGGCAGAAAAGGCAGCAGGAG GCCATGTTTGAACTCATCGTGTCTGAGGCCTCGTACCTGAAGAGCCTGACGGTGGTGGTGAATCACTTCCTGGGGTCGTCAGAGCTGCGTCAGGCCCTGCAGCCGCTGGAGCTGCACACCCTCTTCTCCAACCTGCCACGTGTCCGGGAGGTCAGCCAAAG GAAGTCGAATGAGCCATTCCTGGCCGTGGTGCGCAGGCTGGAGAGCGCCCCGCTGTGTCAGAGACAGAACCTGAAGTCCTTCCTGGTGCTGCCCTTCCAGAGGATCACGCGGCTCCGCATCATCCTAGAG AATATCCTGAATTTCACCCCTCATGACTCTGAGATCGTGGAGGGTCTGCAGAGAGCCATCGCCGCTGTGCATGAG ATTGTGGAGGAGTGCAACAGCAGCGTGTCCAGGATGAGGCAGACTGAGGAGCTGGTGCTGCTGGAGAAGCTGATGGACTTCAGCAGAGTCAAG TTGCTGCCACTGATCAGTAGGGGGCGCTGGCTGGTGCGGGAAGGGACACTGCAACAGGTGATGGTGGAGGAGTGGCCCGGGGGGGCGCACCGGAGCAGGGTCTCTCTGAGGGCCATCCACCTGCACCTCTTCAACgacctgctgctgctgtcacACAGGGA gGAGGGCAGGTTTGTCGTGGAGGACTATGCTGGTCCCAGTAATGTCAGGGCGGAGCATCTGGCAGCCAAGCCCCTGGGTCTGCCCAGCGAGAGCTTCCTGCTGCACATGAGCCATACCACCCACCCCACTGCCATCATCCTGCACACATCGAACAG TGCTGTCTCCCTGCTGTGGCAGTTCCAGGAGTGGAGGGCCAGAGAGGGATTGCTGCCTTACAGAGAGACCTGGACTGGGGTGGCCTTCTGGGAGCCCAGCgttattctactgcactgttgcACTGTTCTACacttctgtactgcactgtactgcacttctTTACTACTGTACCCACTTATTCTGTATCTGAGGGCTCTGTGTGAGCTGCCCCAGAGTCCTGCCACCCCCAAGTTACTATGCACTGCTCTTCTAGCATCTCATGTGTTgtga
- the LOC136713459 gene encoding rho guanine nucleotide exchange factor 19 isoform X1, with protein MLFQVLMDLFSKLHSPSSSPRRQGAVKRHTSCPSRGSMRCGLGKGAQRDLANFFRVRRRPNLERRKSFSLEEVLGTACQEGDVPAVPALPLSLMEDQVGPGAQGVAEQELSDAAFDLSFGEGWRETGAATETETQSESDGDFPSEQLTLESKFLRALPLYQEYWLQCLQQEMQRRRQRHHSLPQLAATLAIPSLLSCSLTSLTTPTATSSLPQPPSHSRSLGDDPCCFWQELPEVRESGLLDSMTLRQKRQQEAMFELIVSEASYLKSLTVVVNHFLGSSELRQALQPLELHTLFSNLPRVREVSQRFFLSLESRLEESLLISDLSDIVLHHRDALRSVYVPYVTNQMYQEALAQRLLKSNEPFLAVVRRLESAPLCQRQNLKSFLVLPFQRITRLRIILENILNFTPHDSEIVEGLQRAIAAVHEIVEECNSSVSRMRQTEELVLLEKLMDFSRVKLLPLISRGRWLVREGTLQQVMVEEWPGGAHRSRVSLRAIHLHLFNDLLLLSHREEGRFVVEDYAGPSNVRAEHLAAKPLGLPSESFLLHMSHTTHPTAIILHTSNSAVSLLWQFQEWRAREGLLPYRETWTGVAFWEPSVILLHCCTVLHFCTALYCTSLLLYPLILYLRALCELPQSPATPKLLCTALLASHVL; from the exons ATGCTTTTCCAGGTGCTGATGGATTTGTTCTCCAAGCTGCACTCACCCTCCAGCTCCCCCCGCAGACAGGGGGCAGTGAAGCGCCACACCTCCTGCCCCAGCAGGGGATCGATGCGGTGTGGTCTGGGCAAGGGGGCACAGCGCGACCTGGCTAACTTCTTCCGGGTCAGGAGGAGGCCTAATCTAGAGCGCAGGAAGTCCTTCTCCCTGGAAGAGGTGTTGGGCACCGCTTGCCAGGAGGGGGATG TGCCTGCTGTCCCTGCCCTCCCGCTGTCACTGATGGAGGACCAAGTGGGTCCTGGGGCACAAGGGGTGGCTGAACAGGAGCTCAGCGATGCAGCATTTGATCTGAGCTTTGGAGAAGGATG GAGAGAGACTGGGGCAGCCACAGAGACCGAGACACAGTCCGAGAGTGACGGAGACTTCCCCAGTGAACAGCTCACCCTGGAATCCAAGTTTCTCCGTGCCT tgcCCCTGTATCAGGAGTACTGGCTGCAGTGTTTGCAGCAGGAGATGCAGAGGAGGAGGCAGCGGCACCACTCTCTCCCTCAGCTGGCCGCCACCTTGGCCATCCCCAGTCTGCTGTCCTGCTCCTTGACCTCGCTGACCACACCCACCGCCACCAGCTCCCTGCCCCAGCCCCCCTCACACTCACGCTCCCTGGGAGACGACCCCTGCTGCTTCTGGCAGGAGCTGCCTGAGGTTCGAGAAAGTGGCCTGCTGGACTCGATGACCTTGAGGCAGAAAAGGCAGCAGGAG GCCATGTTTGAACTCATCGTGTCTGAGGCCTCGTACCTGAAGAGCCTGACGGTGGTGGTGAATCACTTCCTGGGGTCGTCAGAGCTGCGTCAGGCCCTGCAGCCGCTGGAGCTGCACACCCTCTTCTCCAACCTGCCACGTGTCCGGGAGGTCAGCCAAAG gttcTTCTTGTCTCTGGAGAGCCGTCTGGAGGAGAGTCTGTTGATCTCTGACCTCAGTGACATCGTGCTGCATCACCGTGACGCCCTCAGGAGTGTGTATGTGCCCTACGTCACCAACCAGATGTACCAGGAGGCCCTCGCCCAGCGCCTGCT GAAGTCGAATGAGCCATTCCTGGCCGTGGTGCGCAGGCTGGAGAGCGCCCCGCTGTGTCAGAGACAGAACCTGAAGTCCTTCCTGGTGCTGCCCTTCCAGAGGATCACGCGGCTCCGCATCATCCTAGAG AATATCCTGAATTTCACCCCTCATGACTCTGAGATCGTGGAGGGTCTGCAGAGAGCCATCGCCGCTGTGCATGAG ATTGTGGAGGAGTGCAACAGCAGCGTGTCCAGGATGAGGCAGACTGAGGAGCTGGTGCTGCTGGAGAAGCTGATGGACTTCAGCAGAGTCAAG TTGCTGCCACTGATCAGTAGGGGGCGCTGGCTGGTGCGGGAAGGGACACTGCAACAGGTGATGGTGGAGGAGTGGCCCGGGGGGGCGCACCGGAGCAGGGTCTCTCTGAGGGCCATCCACCTGCACCTCTTCAACgacctgctgctgctgtcacACAGGGA gGAGGGCAGGTTTGTCGTGGAGGACTATGCTGGTCCCAGTAATGTCAGGGCGGAGCATCTGGCAGCCAAGCCCCTGGGTCTGCCCAGCGAGAGCTTCCTGCTGCACATGAGCCATACCACCCACCCCACTGCCATCATCCTGCACACATCGAACAG TGCTGTCTCCCTGCTGTGGCAGTTCCAGGAGTGGAGGGCCAGAGAGGGATTGCTGCCTTACAGAGAGACCTGGACTGGGGTGGCCTTCTGGGAGCCCAGCgttattctactgcactgttgcACTGTTCTACacttctgtactgcactgtactgcacttctTTACTACTGTACCCACTTATTCTGTATCTGAGGGCTCTGTGTGAGCTGCCCCAGAGTCCTGCCACCCCCAAGTTACTATGCACTGCTCTTCTAGCATCTCATGTGTTgtga
- the LOC136713459 gene encoding rho guanine nucleotide exchange factor 19 isoform X6 produces the protein MLFQVLMDLFSKLHSPSSSPRRQGAVKRHTSCPSRGSMRCGLGKGAQRDLANFFRVRRRPNLERRKSFSLEEVLGTACQEGDVPAVPALPLSLMEDQVGPGAQGVAEQELSDAAFDLSFGEGWRETGAATETETQSESDGDFPSEQLTLESKFLRALPLYQEYWLQCLQQEMQRRRQRHHSLPQLAATLAIPSLLSCSLTSLTTPTATSSLPQPPSHSRSLGDDPCCFWQELPEVRESGLLDSMTLRQKRQQEAMFELIVSEASYLKSLTVVVNHFLGSSELRQALQPLELHTLFSNLPRVREVSQRFFLSLESRLEESLLISDLSDIVLHHRDALRSVYVPYVTNQMYQEALAQRLLKSNEPFLAVVRRLESAPLCQRQNLKSFLVLPFQRITRLRIILENILNFTPHDSEIVEGLQRAIAAVHEIVEECNSSVSRMRQTEELVLLEKLMDFSRVKLLPLISRGRWLVREGTLQQVMVEEWPGGAHRSRVSLRAIHLHLFNDLLLLSHREEGRFVVEDYAGPSNVRAEHLAAKPLGLPSESFLLHMSHTTHPTAIILHTSNSTELHHWIRAISPQSGIEGGQA, from the exons ATGCTTTTCCAGGTGCTGATGGATTTGTTCTCCAAGCTGCACTCACCCTCCAGCTCCCCCCGCAGACAGGGGGCAGTGAAGCGCCACACCTCCTGCCCCAGCAGGGGATCGATGCGGTGTGGTCTGGGCAAGGGGGCACAGCGCGACCTGGCTAACTTCTTCCGGGTCAGGAGGAGGCCTAATCTAGAGCGCAGGAAGTCCTTCTCCCTGGAAGAGGTGTTGGGCACCGCTTGCCAGGAGGGGGATG TGCCTGCTGTCCCTGCCCTCCCGCTGTCACTGATGGAGGACCAAGTGGGTCCTGGGGCACAAGGGGTGGCTGAACAGGAGCTCAGCGATGCAGCATTTGATCTGAGCTTTGGAGAAGGATG GAGAGAGACTGGGGCAGCCACAGAGACCGAGACACAGTCCGAGAGTGACGGAGACTTCCCCAGTGAACAGCTCACCCTGGAATCCAAGTTTCTCCGTGCCT tgcCCCTGTATCAGGAGTACTGGCTGCAGTGTTTGCAGCAGGAGATGCAGAGGAGGAGGCAGCGGCACCACTCTCTCCCTCAGCTGGCCGCCACCTTGGCCATCCCCAGTCTGCTGTCCTGCTCCTTGACCTCGCTGACCACACCCACCGCCACCAGCTCCCTGCCCCAGCCCCCCTCACACTCACGCTCCCTGGGAGACGACCCCTGCTGCTTCTGGCAGGAGCTGCCTGAGGTTCGAGAAAGTGGCCTGCTGGACTCGATGACCTTGAGGCAGAAAAGGCAGCAGGAG GCCATGTTTGAACTCATCGTGTCTGAGGCCTCGTACCTGAAGAGCCTGACGGTGGTGGTGAATCACTTCCTGGGGTCGTCAGAGCTGCGTCAGGCCCTGCAGCCGCTGGAGCTGCACACCCTCTTCTCCAACCTGCCACGTGTCCGGGAGGTCAGCCAAAG gttcTTCTTGTCTCTGGAGAGCCGTCTGGAGGAGAGTCTGTTGATCTCTGACCTCAGTGACATCGTGCTGCATCACCGTGACGCCCTCAGGAGTGTGTATGTGCCCTACGTCACCAACCAGATGTACCAGGAGGCCCTCGCCCAGCGCCTGCT GAAGTCGAATGAGCCATTCCTGGCCGTGGTGCGCAGGCTGGAGAGCGCCCCGCTGTGTCAGAGACAGAACCTGAAGTCCTTCCTGGTGCTGCCCTTCCAGAGGATCACGCGGCTCCGCATCATCCTAGAG AATATCCTGAATTTCACCCCTCATGACTCTGAGATCGTGGAGGGTCTGCAGAGAGCCATCGCCGCTGTGCATGAG ATTGTGGAGGAGTGCAACAGCAGCGTGTCCAGGATGAGGCAGACTGAGGAGCTGGTGCTGCTGGAGAAGCTGATGGACTTCAGCAGAGTCAAG TTGCTGCCACTGATCAGTAGGGGGCGCTGGCTGGTGCGGGAAGGGACACTGCAACAGGTGATGGTGGAGGAGTGGCCCGGGGGGGCGCACCGGAGCAGGGTCTCTCTGAGGGCCATCCACCTGCACCTCTTCAACgacctgctgctgctgtcacACAGGGA gGAGGGCAGGTTTGTCGTGGAGGACTATGCTGGTCCCAGTAATGTCAGGGCGGAGCATCTGGCAGCCAAGCCCCTGGGTCTGCCCAGCGAGAGCTTCCTGCTGCACATGAGCCATACCACCCACCCCACTGCCATCATCCTGCACACATCGAACAG CACAGAACTGCACCACTGGATCAGAGCCATTTCACCACAGAGTGGCATAGAGGGGGGGCAGGCTTGA